Part of the Labrys wisconsinensis genome, CGCTCGAGGCGAGGCTCTCCAAGGAACCGCCCGCCTATGACGGATGGGAGGCTCACGCCGGCGCGCTGCCCGCGGCCGGTGCGCTGGCGCCAACGCGAAGGCCACTCCCGGGCAGCGAACGCGGCTTCGGCCTCGCCTTCCTCGCGCGCATGGTCTTTTCCTGTCTCGTCGACGCGGACAGGCTGGAGACGGCGGCGTTCTACGAGCGGGCGGAGGGACGAACGGTCGAGCGTGGCGGCGGCACGCCCCTGTCCGCGTTGCGCGATCGGTTGCGTGCCCACATGGCCGTCAAGCGGGAGGAGGCGCGTGCCCGGGCGTCGTCGGAAACGGAGCGGAGACTGAATGCCCTTCGCGCCGACATCCTCGACCACGCGCTGGCGCTCGCGCCTGCGGCGCCCGGCCTGTTCACGATGACGGTGCCGACCGGCGGCGGCAAGACCCTGGCATCCCTGTCGTTCGCGCTCGATCACGCCGTGCGTCATCGCCTGCGCCGGGTGGTGTATGTCATCCCGTTCGCGGGAGCGCGGATCGAAACCGGAATATGGCACGGCGCTGGACACGGCGGCAGAGCCGATCGCCGTCGCTCCCTCGCGGGAGCGCGGATCGAAACATGGGACCAAGCATGCTCTGGCCAATTTCCCTGGTCGCTCCCTCGCGGGAGCGCGGATCGAAACCAATGAGCGTTGACCTTGTACAAGGGTCGGCTCTGGTCGCTCCCTCGCGGGAGCGCGGATCGAAACCACCGCATGGAGCTCAGCATGCAGAAGCTGCAGGGGTCGCTCCCTCGCGGGAGCGCGGATCGAAACCTCCTCCGCCGGGTGAAGCCCTATGCCCACTATGGTCGCTCCCTCGCGGGAGCGCGGATCGAAACGCCAACGGGAGCAAGGAGGGCGGCGCCGAGGGCCTGTCGCTCCCTCGCGGGAGCGCGGATCGAAACTCGCCAGGCACCACCGGCCCGAACCGCGACGGCGGTCGCTCCCTCGCGGGAGCGCGGATCGAAACGTCGGACAAGCGACGTGGCGACAGATCCAAGCCCGCTTTGACGAAACCCGAAAAAATGGCTGGTGTCGCCGTCGAGCCGACTCGCTGATACCATTCGACCCGGTTTCGGATCAGGCGCTCAGGCAAGGCCCGATCGTTCGAGGATGCCGCATGCTCGCCGCCAACGATCGCCAGGACGACATCGTCACGCTCGCCCGCGCCGTCGGGCGCGTCAGCGTCGATGACCTCGCCGCCCGCTTCGAGGTCTCGCCGCAGACCATCCGCAAGGACCTCAACGACCTCTGCGAGAAGCGCATCCTCACCCGCGTCCATGGTGGGGCGATCATCGCCTCCTCGATCGAGAACGTCTCCTACGAGGCGCGCAAGCTGATCGGCGCGGAGGAGAAGCGCCGGATCGGCCGGGCCGCCGCGGCGCTGATCCCCAACAAGTCCTCGCTGTTCATCAATATCGGCACCACCACCGAGGAGGTGGCGGCCGGCCTGCACGCCCACGAGGGCCTGCTGGTCATCACCAACAATCTCAACGTCGCCACCGGACTCTACCGCAACCCGAAGATCGACGTGATCGTCGTCGGCGGGCCGGTGCGCTCGGACGGGGCGGTGATCGGCTCGGTGGCGGTCGACCTGATCCACAAGTTCAAGGTCGACACCGCCGTGATCGGCGCCTCGGCCATCGACGAGGACGGCACGCTGCTCGACTTCGACTACGAGGAGGTCAAGGTGGCGCAGGCGATCATCCAGAACGCCCGCCGGGTGATCCTGGTGGCCGACCGCCTGAAGTTCGAGCGCGCCGCGCCGATCCGCATCGCCAACCTTTCCGAGGTCGACGCCTTCGTCACCGACCGCCTGCCCAGCGAGGAGATGCGGGCGCTCTGCCAGGCGCACGGGGTGTCGGTGGTGGAGACGGCGGTGGAGGGGGTGGGGGCGAGGCGTCCGCTGGAAGACGGGTAGGGGCGTCGGCCGACGGCGCCGATGGCGACGGACGGGCGCCTCTCCTCCCGCCGGACCCTCGACGTCATGGCCGGGCTTGACCCGGCCATCCACGCGAACGCCGCCGGCGTCCGAGTAGGCACCGGGGCGCTTCTTCTTATCCACGTCGCGTTCGCGTGGATGGGCGGATCAAGTCCGCCCATGACGGTCGCGGGTGGTGTGTCCGGCGCGCTTTCTGCCGCAACCCGTCACAGCGTCCTTTACCTAAGACGTCACCCCTTCTTGGGCTTGAGCACGTTCTGCTTGGGCGGGATCACGCCCTTCTTGAAGATGAAGCAGCCGTAGAAGCGGGTCTCGCCGGTCGCGATGACGCAATAGGCCTGCTTGGCCCGCTCGTAGAAGGCCATGCGCTCGATCGAGCCCATCGGCCAGGACTTGGCCTCCGCCCGGTCGATCTCGGCCTGGACCTCGGCCTGCACCGCCGGGATTTCGCCGGGGTTGCCGACGATCTCCATGCGCATGGCGGCGTCGTCGACGAAGGTGTCGAGCGGCATCACCGACAGCACGGCGCGCGCGGCCCGGGCGGCGCTGACGCCGTCGATGCGCAAGAGGTCGCCGAGCACGGTCTGGCGGGAGACGCTCTCGGCGGGAAAATTGGTGTCGACGATCACCAGCTCGTCGCCATGGCCCATGGCCCTGAGGGCATAGAGCACGTCGGCGTTGAGCAGCGGGTCGAGTCTCTTGAGCATCGTGGGGTCTCCCTGATGGCTGGGCTGTTCTGACGGGCAGGCGAGGACGGCGGCCGCGGCGGCGAAGTCGGGATCGCCGGCGGCGCCGCGACAAGGCCACGAACATGGTGAAACTTTTGTTACTCCCCGTAGGGGATCCAGATGTTCTTCACCTGCACGGCGTGGCGCAGCAGGATCGAGCCCTCGGCCTGCGCGGGATCGCTCCAGTCGGTGGCGAGGCCGTGGTCGACCAGGGTGCGCTTGAGATTGCCGACGGAGAGGCGCTCCGCCGCGGCCGAGGCCTCCTTCGAGCCGAACACCCAGAGCGCGTCGACGTCGTCGTGCTGGGCCAGCACCTTGGCCAGGGCCTCGCGCTCGCCGGTGACGATGTTGACCACGCCGGCCGGCACGTCCGAGGTCTCCAGCACCTGGTAGAAGTCGGTGGCGGCGAGGGGATGGCGCTCGCTCGGCACCGCCACCACGCGGTTGCCCATGGCGATCAGCGGGGCCACCAGGCTGACGAAGGCGAGCAGCGGCGCCTCGTCCGGGCAGACCACGCCGACGACGCCGATGGGCTCGTGCATGGCCAGCGCCACGCCGCGCAACGGCGGGGTGTGCACCGCGCCCTCGTATTTGTCGGCCCAGGCACCGTAGGTGAACAGGCGGTCGATCGCCGCCTCGACCTCGGCCGTCGCCTTGGCCGGGGTGGCGCCGGTCATGGCGGCGATGCGGCCGGCGAGCTCGGCGGCGCGGGCCGAGAGGTTCTCGCCGAGATAATAGAGGATCTGTGCCCGGTTATGGGCGCTCGCCCGCGACCACGCCTCGGCGGCGCGCGCGGCGGCGACGGCGTTGCGGACGTCTTTCCGGTTGCCCTCGCCGACCTCGCCGACCAGCCGGCCCTTGGGCGAGAGCACCGGCCGGGAATAATTGCCGTCCGGCCGGGCCTGCTTGCCGCCGACGAACAGCTTGGCCGTGCGGTCGATCGCCGGCGAGCCGAAGTCGGCGGCGGCGGCGAGCTGCGGCAGCGGCGACGGCGCCGGGCGCGGCCTGCGCGCCGCCCAGGCCTTCGGCTTGAGATATTCGTAGGCGCCCTCGCGCCCGCCCTCGCGGCCGAAGCCGCTCTCGCGGTAACCGCCGAAGCCGACGCCGGCATCGAACAGGTTGGTGGCGTTGACCCAGACCACGCCGGCCTGCAGCTTCGGCGCGATGTCGAGGGCGAGGCCGATGGTCTCGCTCCAGACGCTGGCGGCGAGGCCGTAG contains:
- a CDS encoding DeoR/GlpR family DNA-binding transcription regulator — its product is MLAANDRQDDIVTLARAVGRVSVDDLAARFEVSPQTIRKDLNDLCEKRILTRVHGGAIIASSIENVSYEARKLIGAEEKRRIGRAAAALIPNKSSLFINIGTTTEEVAAGLHAHEGLLVITNNLNVATGLYRNPKIDVIVVGGPVRSDGAVIGSVAVDLIHKFKVDTAVIGASAIDEDGTLLDFDYEEVKVAQAIIQNARRVILVADRLKFERAAPIRIANLSEVDAFVTDRLPSEEMRALCQAHGVSVVETAVEGVGARRPLEDG
- a CDS encoding RbsD/FucU family protein, translating into MLKRLDPLLNADVLYALRAMGHGDELVIVDTNFPAESVSRQTVLGDLLRIDGVSAARAARAVLSVMPLDTFVDDAAMRMEIVGNPGEIPAVQAEVQAEIDRAEAKSWPMGSIERMAFYERAKQAYCVIATGETRFYGCFIFKKGVIPPKQNVLKPKKG